One Cedecea neteri DNA segment encodes these proteins:
- the hutI gene encoding imidazolonepropionase, with protein MRILWRNCHITTMVSGKYNIIEDAAMLTEGDKIIWVGPDSQRPNQPHDEERDLQGKLVTPGLIDCHTHSVFGGNRSQEYEMRLNGATYADIAAAGGGIASTVKATRQASEAELLASASRRINALRKDGVTTLEVKSGYGLSFDDERKMLRVVRQLAQSLPLTIYSTCLAAHALPPEYKDRSDDFITDVCERWLPELHREGLVDAVDAFCEHLAFSVPQVERVFVKAHELGLPVKLHAEQLSLLHGAGLAARHNALSADHLEYLCEDDITLMAKHGTTAVLLPGAFYFLRETQKPPVALLRKHHVPMAISSDLNPGTSPVQSLRLMMNMACTLFGLTPEEALAGVTLNAARALGISEKTGTLEAGKEASFVAWEIDHPAELSYWLGGTLSKQVIYQGKEVWND; from the coding sequence ATGCGGATTTTATGGCGTAACTGCCACATCACCACCATGGTCAGCGGCAAGTACAATATTATCGAAGACGCGGCGATGCTGACCGAAGGCGACAAAATTATCTGGGTTGGCCCCGACAGTCAGCGCCCAAACCAGCCCCACGACGAAGAACGCGATCTGCAGGGCAAACTTGTCACCCCGGGCCTTATCGACTGCCACACCCACAGCGTGTTCGGCGGCAACCGCAGTCAGGAATATGAAATGCGCCTGAACGGTGCAACCTACGCGGATATTGCCGCTGCGGGCGGCGGGATAGCCAGTACGGTTAAGGCCACGCGTCAGGCGAGCGAAGCCGAACTGCTGGCAAGCGCCAGTCGCCGTATCAACGCGCTGCGTAAAGACGGCGTGACCACCCTGGAAGTGAAATCAGGCTACGGTCTCAGCTTTGACGACGAGCGCAAAATGCTGCGTGTTGTCCGCCAGCTGGCGCAAAGTCTGCCGCTGACGATTTACAGTACCTGCCTGGCCGCGCACGCCCTGCCCCCGGAATACAAAGACCGCAGCGACGACTTTATCACTGACGTTTGTGAACGCTGGTTACCAGAGTTGCACCGTGAAGGGCTCGTTGATGCCGTTGATGCCTTCTGTGAACACCTTGCCTTTTCCGTGCCGCAGGTTGAGCGTGTCTTTGTGAAAGCCCATGAGCTGGGCCTGCCGGTTAAGCTTCATGCCGAACAGCTTTCGCTCTTGCATGGCGCAGGGCTTGCTGCCCGCCACAATGCGCTTTCTGCCGATCACCTGGAATATCTCTGCGAAGACGATATTACGCTGATGGCAAAACACGGCACGACCGCCGTGCTGCTGCCCGGCGCGTTTTACTTCCTGCGCGAAACGCAGAAGCCGCCGGTGGCGCTACTGCGTAAACATCACGTGCCGATGGCCATTTCCAGCGACCTGAACCCAGGCACCTCCCCGGTGCAGTCCCTGCGTCTGATGATGAACATGGCCTGCACGCTGTTTGGCCTGACGCCGGAAGAAGCGCTTGCTGGCGTGACGCTAAATGCGGCGCGCGCGCTCGGGATTAGCGAGAAAACGGGCACCCTGGAAGCAGGTAAAGAAGCCAGCTTTGTCGCCTGGGAAATAGACCACCCCGCCGAGCTGAGCTACTGGCTGGGCGGCACGCTCTCCAAACAGGTTATCTATCAAGGTAAAGAGGTGTGGAATGATTAA
- the hutG gene encoding N-formylglutamate deformylase gives MIKGFELHQGKLPLLISMPHPGTQLTPEVANGLTARAKKLEDTDWHIPRLYQPIRDMGASILSANYSRYVVDLNRPSDDKPLYTTATTGLYPDIFFDGEPLFEAGKSPDAQARADILTNIWQPYHQALAQELARLKEIFGYALLWDAHSIKSVVPRLFEGRLSDLNFGTADGTSCDPALSAELLKTSEHFNGYSKVLNGRFKGGHITRHYGAPQQNIHAVQLEVAQCCYMDEESFAWSEEKGAQFQQVIARLIETALAWGQRQYG, from the coding sequence ATGATTAAGGGCTTTGAGCTTCATCAGGGCAAGCTGCCGCTGCTGATCAGCATGCCGCATCCGGGTACACAGTTAACGCCGGAAGTGGCTAACGGGCTGACGGCGCGGGCCAAAAAACTGGAAGATACCGACTGGCATATTCCCAGACTTTATCAGCCAATACGTGACATGGGTGCCAGCATACTCAGCGCCAACTACTCGCGCTACGTGGTGGATTTGAACCGTCCGTCGGACGATAAGCCGCTGTACACCACGGCTACCACCGGGCTTTACCCGGACATTTTTTTCGACGGCGAACCACTGTTCGAGGCGGGAAAATCCCCCGATGCACAGGCCAGAGCCGACATCCTGACCAACATCTGGCAACCCTATCACCAGGCGCTTGCCCAGGAACTGGCAAGGCTGAAAGAAATCTTTGGCTATGCCCTGCTGTGGGACGCGCATTCTATTAAATCCGTGGTACCTCGCCTGTTCGAAGGTCGCCTGTCGGATCTTAATTTCGGCACCGCGGACGGCACCAGCTGCGATCCGGCTCTCAGCGCTGAACTGTTGAAAACCAGCGAGCATTTTAACGGCTACAGCAAAGTGCTGAACGGCCGCTTTAAGGGAGGCCATATCACGCGCCATTACGGTGCGCCGCAGCAAAATATCCATGCCGTGCAGCTGGAAGTGGCCCAGTGTTGCTATATGGATGAAGAGAGTTTTGCCTGGTCTGAGGAAAAAGGAGCCCAGTTCCAGCAGGTGATCGCCCGCCTGATTGAAACCGCCCTGGCATGGGGGCAGCGGCAGTACGGCTAA
- a CDS encoding GlxA family transcriptional regulator — protein MKTILVIVPDGGMLFEAAGIADILMQANRLHAEALTEPRYRISIATTQPHHVVHGMSGLNLLADHRLADLDPNEPRDTIMITGKGQSEPEGSAVVDWLCRAAPNTQRIASVCGGAMLLARAGLLDGRRATTHWRMLEEMQARWPQINVEGGPLYIQDGPVWTSGGVSSGFDLTLALVEADYGFTLARDVAQDLVMYLHRPGGQLQFSRYHLRQAANTGPISQLQDWLLDNLADDLSVEKLAERVAMSPRNFTRVFTRETGVTPARYVEEARLAAARHHLEQSNDTLERVACASGFGTAINLRRVFERQLHLTPGEYRERFHCRKLA, from the coding sequence ATGAAAACGATTCTGGTTATTGTCCCTGACGGCGGCATGCTGTTTGAAGCCGCCGGTATCGCCGATATTCTGATGCAGGCTAATCGCCTGCATGCGGAAGCCTTGACCGAGCCCCGCTACCGCATCAGTATCGCCACCACTCAACCTCATCACGTCGTGCACGGCATGTCCGGCCTGAACCTGCTGGCAGACCACCGGCTGGCCGACCTCGATCCCAATGAGCCTCGTGACACCATCATGATCACCGGCAAAGGCCAAAGCGAGCCCGAAGGCAGCGCGGTGGTCGACTGGCTATGCCGCGCCGCGCCAAATACTCAGCGTATTGCCTCCGTGTGCGGCGGTGCGATGTTGCTGGCTCGCGCCGGGCTGCTGGATGGCCGCCGGGCAACGACCCACTGGCGAATGCTGGAAGAGATGCAGGCCAGGTGGCCGCAAATCAACGTGGAAGGCGGCCCTTTGTATATTCAGGACGGCCCGGTGTGGACCTCCGGCGGCGTGAGTTCTGGCTTTGATCTTACGCTGGCGTTGGTTGAGGCGGATTACGGCTTCACCCTCGCGAGGGATGTGGCTCAGGATCTGGTGATGTACCTGCACCGCCCTGGCGGCCAGTTGCAGTTTAGCCGCTATCATCTGCGCCAGGCGGCCAACACCGGGCCGATAAGCCAGCTCCAGGACTGGCTGTTGGATAACCTGGCGGATGATTTGTCGGTAGAAAAACTGGCGGAACGGGTCGCCATGAGTCCACGTAATTTTACCCGCGTCTTTACAAGGGAAACAGGCGTTACGCCCGCCCGTTATGTGGAAGAAGCCCGGCTAGCCGCCGCCCGCCACCATCTTGAGCAGTCAAACGATACCCTGGAGCGGGTCGCCTGCGCCTCGGGCTTTGGCACCGCCATTAACCTGCGCCGCGTCTTTGAGCGCCAGCTTCACCTCACGCCGGGGGAATACCGCGAACGTTTCCATTGCCGGAAGTTGGCATGA
- the gap gene encoding type I glyceraldehyde-3-phosphate dehydrogenase, whose amino-acid sequence MVKVGINGFGRIGRNVLRAALGNPNIEIVAINDLTDSKTLAHLLKHDSLMGKLPAPVEASEGLLHVDGKPVRVFSERDPAQIPWRDVGVDIVIEATGFFTSREKAEVHITHGGAKRVIISAPGKDDDLTIVLGVNHDSYDPQKHFVVSNGSCTTNGLAPAAQVLHQAFGIEHGLMNTTHAYTNSQALHDQPEKDLRGARAAALSIVPYSSGAAKALGKVIPELDGRLTGYSLRVPVPVVSIVDLTVTLKRDVTAEEVNAAFRKAAEAGPLKDILGYSDEPLVSSDYQGDPRSSIIDGLSTLVIGGNLVKILAWYDNEWGFSNRLVDLALLMDKRGL is encoded by the coding sequence ATGGTTAAGGTCGGGATTAATGGTTTTGGCAGAATCGGACGTAACGTGCTGCGCGCTGCCCTGGGTAACCCCAATATTGAGATCGTGGCCATCAACGATCTGACGGACAGCAAAACCCTTGCACACCTGTTAAAGCACGACTCGCTGATGGGCAAACTACCTGCGCCAGTGGAAGCCTCCGAAGGGCTGCTCCACGTTGACGGCAAGCCGGTTCGCGTTTTCAGTGAAAGAGATCCGGCGCAGATCCCATGGCGTGACGTCGGCGTAGATATCGTTATCGAGGCCACCGGCTTTTTCACCAGCCGCGAAAAAGCTGAAGTTCACATCACCCACGGCGGCGCAAAACGCGTCATCATTTCTGCCCCTGGGAAAGACGACGATCTGACTATCGTACTGGGTGTGAACCACGACAGTTACGATCCGCAGAAACACTTTGTGGTCAGCAACGGCAGCTGTACTACCAACGGCCTGGCCCCTGCCGCGCAGGTACTGCATCAGGCATTCGGCATTGAACACGGCCTGATGAATACCACTCACGCCTACACCAACAGCCAGGCGCTGCACGACCAGCCGGAAAAAGATTTGCGCGGCGCACGGGCGGCAGCGCTGTCGATTGTGCCGTATTCCAGCGGCGCGGCTAAAGCCCTCGGCAAGGTTATCCCTGAACTTGACGGGCGCCTGACAGGCTACTCTCTGCGCGTGCCGGTACCGGTAGTGTCTATCGTTGATTTAACCGTGACGCTCAAACGCGATGTCACGGCGGAAGAAGTGAACGCGGCGTTCCGCAAAGCCGCTGAAGCTGGCCCGTTGAAAGACATTCTGGGCTACAGCGATGAGCCGCTGGTCTCCAGCGATTATCAGGGCGACCCGCGCTCTTCTATTATTGACGGGCTTTCAACCCTGGTGATTGGCGGTAACCTGGTGAAAATCCTGGCCTGGTATGACAACGAATGGGGCTTCTCTAACCGCCTGGTTGACCTTGCCCTGCTGATGGATAAACGTGGGCTGTAA
- the mqo gene encoding malate dehydrogenase (quinone): protein MPAMKKTIISLTTLALFVSSASYANADSTQKTDFLLIGGGIMSASLGTWLQELQPDWKQVMVEKLDGVALESSNGWNNAGTGHSANMELNYTPERPDGSIDVSKALEINEQFMISRQFWSAQIQRGILNDPHSFINSTPHMSFVWGDKNVEYLTKRYDALQKTTLFQGMKFSTNHEQIKQWAPLVMEGRDPNQKVAATWTPVGTDVNYGEITRQLIGSLKKSPNFSLQTSSEVTDFKRNGDNSWHVTIKDVTSGKEHAIDAKYVFIGAGGGALKLLQETGIPESKNYAGFPVGGSFLMTENPAVTSQHLEKVYGQASVGAPPMSVPHIDARFIDGKRVVLFGPFATFSTKFLKNGSFFDLLSTTTTSNFMPMTDVGLDNFDLVKYLIGQVMLSDEDRFEALKEYYPQARKEDWKLIQAGQRVQIIKKDENKGGVLKLGTEVVVDQQKTISALLGASPGASTAAPITLNVLKQMFPQQFNSPEWQSKIRAVVPSYGQEMNGNAALTQKVWDDTAATLQLTKPPVIQMNDQSATPVAKPAEAKAEAATQHDMAL from the coding sequence ATGCCTGCAATGAAAAAGACAATTATTTCTCTGACAACACTGGCGTTATTCGTAAGCTCTGCTAGCTACGCTAACGCGGATTCCACGCAAAAAACCGACTTCCTGCTGATTGGCGGCGGTATTATGAGCGCCTCTCTCGGGACGTGGCTCCAGGAGCTGCAGCCGGACTGGAAACAGGTCATGGTTGAGAAACTTGATGGCGTGGCGCTTGAGTCCTCTAACGGCTGGAATAACGCCGGTACCGGGCACTCGGCAAATATGGAACTGAACTATACACCGGAGCGCCCGGACGGTTCTATTGACGTCAGCAAAGCGCTGGAAATTAACGAACAGTTTATGATTTCCCGTCAGTTCTGGTCCGCACAAATTCAGCGCGGTATTTTGAACGACCCACATTCGTTTATTAATTCCACGCCGCACATGAGTTTTGTCTGGGGTGATAAAAACGTTGAGTATCTGACCAAGCGCTATGACGCGCTGCAGAAAACCACGCTGTTCCAGGGGATGAAATTCTCCACTAACCACGAGCAAATTAAACAGTGGGCTCCGCTGGTCATGGAAGGGCGCGACCCGAATCAAAAAGTGGCGGCGACCTGGACGCCAGTTGGGACCGACGTTAACTACGGTGAAATTACCCGTCAGCTGATCGGCAGCCTGAAAAAAAGCCCGAATTTCTCCCTGCAAACCTCTTCTGAAGTCACCGACTTCAAACGCAACGGCGATAATTCCTGGCACGTCACCATCAAAGACGTGACCAGCGGCAAAGAGCACGCCATCGACGCGAAATATGTCTTTATCGGGGCTGGCGGCGGCGCACTGAAACTGCTGCAGGAAACCGGTATTCCGGAATCGAAAAATTACGCCGGTTTCCCGGTGGGTGGCTCCTTCCTGATGACCGAAAACCCGGCGGTAACCAGCCAGCATCTTGAAAAAGTGTATGGTCAGGCCTCCGTGGGTGCACCACCAATGTCCGTACCGCACATTGATGCCCGCTTTATCGACGGCAAGCGCGTGGTGCTGTTCGGGCCGTTCGCGACCTTCTCTACCAAATTCCTGAAAAACGGCTCTTTCTTTGATCTGCTGAGCACGACCACCACCAGCAACTTTATGCCGATGACCGACGTAGGTCTGGATAACTTTGACCTGGTGAAATACCTGATTGGTCAGGTGATGCTGAGTGATGAAGATCGCTTTGAAGCGCTGAAAGAGTACTACCCGCAGGCGCGTAAAGAAGACTGGAAACTGATTCAGGCCGGTCAGCGCGTGCAGATCATCAAAAAAGATGAGAACAAAGGCGGTGTCCTGAAACTCGGTACCGAAGTGGTTGTTGACCAGCAGAAAACCATTTCTGCTCTGCTGGGGGCATCCCCAGGCGCATCTACCGCGGCGCCTATCACGCTGAACGTGTTGAAGCAGATGTTCCCGCAGCAGTTCAACTCGCCTGAGTGGCAGAGTAAGATCCGCGCCGTTGTGCCAAGCTACGGCCAGGAGATGAACGGCAACGCGGCGCTGACGCAGAAAGTGTGGGATGACACAGCAGCCACGCTGCAGCTGACCAAACCGCCGGTTATTCAGATGAACGACCAGAGTGCAACGCCGGTAGCAAAACCAGCCGAAGCGAAAGCGGAAGCCGCTACCCAGCACGATATGGCGCTGTAA
- a CDS encoding NADPH-dependent FMN reductase: MKTLRFVGIAGSLRVDSASRALLNSISEMLPEQSHFSVLDIGVLEHYCQDLEKGELPEPVVSARRLVAEADAVIITVPEYNHGMPGVLKNALDWLSRPVRASCMLGKYVFFVSQSTGALGGVRAQYQLRETLASMLCNMVPLPELAVSFANQKLENGRLIDSATDAFIRTQLAVFIKAIGQNGTNR; encoded by the coding sequence ATGAAAACATTACGCTTCGTGGGGATCGCCGGTAGCTTGCGGGTCGATTCGGCTTCCCGTGCATTGCTCAACAGCATCAGCGAAATGCTGCCCGAACAGAGTCATTTTAGTGTGCTTGATATTGGTGTCCTGGAACATTATTGCCAGGATCTGGAAAAGGGGGAATTGCCTGAGCCAGTGGTAAGCGCCCGCCGGCTGGTGGCTGAGGCTGATGCGGTGATTATTACGGTACCGGAATACAATCACGGTATGCCCGGCGTACTCAAGAATGCGCTCGACTGGCTGTCACGGCCAGTCAGAGCCAGCTGTATGCTGGGAAAATATGTCTTTTTCGTTTCGCAGTCGACCGGCGCGCTTGGCGGCGTCAGGGCGCAATACCAGCTGCGGGAAACGCTGGCCTCAATGCTGTGCAATATGGTGCCGCTGCCGGAGCTGGCAGTCAGCTTTGCGAACCAGAAATTAGAGAACGGGCGTTTAATTGATTCTGCCACGGATGCATTTATTCGTACCCAACTTGCCGTCTTTATTAAGGCGATAGGGCAGAATGGCACAAACCGTTAA
- a CDS encoding helix-turn-helix domain-containing protein, translated as MPDALSVAIAASDMAHRRGDDVTFHRHMHGQLSVTLEGTLRLQTETGWWLATPGNGVWVPPGLLHRAFYTERSRLINLRFRQGFERLLPGNSSLIVASNLLMELAKEALAIQHNSDSNEQLELIAQLLHFQLQKQVLKTDLFVPEGKDKRLRLVTSLLREDPACSKTLIQLAAVAFISPRTLGRLFESEIGMSFTRWRERMRIISSVEKLVNGEPITQVAYDMGYQSASSFTTAFTRIIGLPPGRYLKETFTPDKS; from the coding sequence ATGCCAGACGCCCTTTCCGTGGCTATCGCTGCTTCCGACATGGCGCATCGTCGCGGTGACGACGTGACGTTTCACCGCCATATGCATGGCCAGTTAAGCGTCACCCTGGAAGGGACTCTTCGCCTGCAAACCGAAACGGGTTGGTGGCTGGCAACGCCCGGTAACGGCGTTTGGGTGCCGCCGGGCCTTTTACACCGGGCGTTTTATACCGAGCGTTCGCGGCTGATCAATCTACGATTCAGGCAAGGATTCGAGCGGCTATTGCCGGGCAACAGCTCGCTTATCGTCGCTTCAAACCTGCTGATGGAGCTGGCGAAAGAAGCCTTAGCGATTCAACACAACAGCGATTCGAACGAACAACTCGAACTGATTGCACAGCTGCTGCACTTCCAGCTGCAAAAACAGGTGTTGAAAACAGACCTGTTTGTGCCTGAGGGTAAAGATAAACGGCTGAGGCTAGTCACCAGTCTGCTGCGGGAAGATCCGGCCTGTAGCAAAACGCTAATTCAGCTGGCCGCCGTTGCCTTCATCAGCCCCAGAACATTAGGCCGCCTTTTCGAAAGCGAAATCGGGATGAGTTTTACTCGCTGGCGGGAAAGAATGAGGATAATCAGTTCAGTGGAAAAATTGGTTAACGGCGAGCCGATAACTCAGGTGGCCTATGATATGGGCTATCAAAGCGCCAGCAGCTTTACCACTGCCTTTACCCGAATTATCGGCCTGCCGCCGGGGCGTTATCTTAAAGAGACCTTCACCCCGGACAAAAGCTGA
- a CDS encoding MFS transporter has translation MNNSPVSPGRAGLVLLLTGQMLPLIDTSITNVALDSITESLGTTPTQLELIVALYGVAFAVSLAVGSKLGDNHGRRRTLLWGVALFGIASFLCGISGSVTELLAARTLQGVGAALIVPQILATLHVTLKGTAHARAISLYGGIGGIAFIIGQMGGGWLVSADIAGLGWRNAFFINVPICLLVLVLSRFYIPETRSESHSRIDWQGTVTLALVLCCLLFPMALGPELHWPWPMQLMLVATLPLGYLMRVGALNQQQRGLHPLLPPRLLKLGSIRFGLLIALLFFTCWSGFMFCMALTLQSGMGMAPWQSGNSFIAMGISYFVSAWFAPRLIVRHSLSTILLSGIAIQVVGLLGLIFTLWHFGTHAGPLAIAPATLVVGYGQALIVNSFYRIGMRDIDLNDAGAASAILSTLQQSALGLGPAVLGALFLHLQHQSGDYSVAMIGFLAAEIVMMLVLAVAAVTRRQLLSGVKVSLR, from the coding sequence ATGAATAATTCGCCTGTTTCACCCGGTCGTGCTGGCCTGGTGCTGCTGTTGACGGGCCAGATGCTGCCGTTAATCGACACGTCTATCACCAACGTGGCGCTGGACTCGATCACGGAGTCCCTTGGCACCACGCCAACCCAGCTTGAACTTATTGTGGCACTTTACGGCGTCGCCTTTGCCGTCAGCCTGGCGGTGGGCAGCAAGCTTGGCGATAACCACGGCCGCCGCAGAACGTTGCTGTGGGGCGTGGCGCTGTTCGGTATTGCTTCTTTCCTGTGCGGGATCTCCGGCTCGGTCACCGAGCTGCTGGCGGCACGTACCCTCCAGGGCGTTGGCGCTGCGCTGATCGTGCCGCAGATCCTTGCCACACTGCACGTGACGCTCAAAGGCACCGCTCACGCCCGGGCTATCAGCCTGTATGGCGGCATTGGCGGGATCGCTTTCATTATCGGCCAGATGGGCGGCGGCTGGCTGGTGTCGGCGGATATTGCTGGCCTGGGCTGGCGAAACGCGTTCTTTATCAACGTGCCTATCTGCCTGTTGGTGCTGGTCCTGAGCCGGTTCTATATTCCTGAAACGCGGAGCGAAAGTCACTCGCGCATTGACTGGCAGGGTACCGTTACCCTCGCGCTGGTGCTGTGTTGCCTGCTGTTTCCTATGGCGCTTGGGCCCGAGCTGCACTGGCCGTGGCCGATGCAACTGATGCTGGTGGCAACGCTGCCGCTCGGTTATCTGATGCGCGTGGGGGCGCTTAACCAGCAGCAGCGTGGGCTACATCCGCTGCTGCCGCCAAGGCTGCTTAAGCTGGGCAGCATAAGGTTTGGCCTGCTGATCGCGCTGCTGTTCTTTACCTGTTGGTCGGGCTTTATGTTCTGCATGGCGCTGACGCTGCAGTCGGGGATGGGAATGGCGCCGTGGCAGTCCGGGAACAGCTTTATTGCCATGGGCATTTCGTATTTTGTCTCCGCGTGGTTTGCCCCGAGGCTTATCGTGCGCCATTCGCTGAGTACTATTCTGCTAAGCGGGATTGCTATCCAGGTGGTGGGTCTGCTGGGGCTGATATTTACGCTCTGGCACTTTGGCACCCACGCAGGTCCGCTGGCTATTGCCCCGGCGACGCTGGTGGTGGGCTACGGCCAGGCGCTGATTGTGAACAGCTTCTACCGCATTGGGATGCGCGATATCGACCTGAACGATGCCGGAGCAGCAAGCGCAATATTGAGTACCCTGCAGCAGTCTGCGCTGGGTCTTGGCCCTGCAGTCCTCGGAGCATTGTTCCTGCACCTGCAGCACCAAAGCGGGGATTACTCCGTGGCGATGATCGGCTTCCTGGCGGCTGAAATCGTGATGATGCTGGTGCTGGCGGTTGCCGCAGTCACCCGCCGTCAGCTTTTGTCCGGGGTGAAGGTCTCTTTAAGATAA
- a CDS encoding helix-turn-helix transcriptional regulator, with protein MMLITQPELRHGPLDDSRKMLALFLRTRRESLDPQRLGLPRSGRRRTPGLRREEVALLADIGVTWYTWLEQGREVNPSATAMTAIASALQCSPAETRHLFILAGLPPSEAPAAAQCEGLSPAARRMLDALMPNPASIQKPNFDILGYNSHFCQLMGVDLDNEPPEHRNCIYQYLTNETWRSRVDCNEDVLPKFVGWFRAGITEHRGDPRWETLLESFFAASPAFKTLWEQRYEIRNIENHIKQYTHPQIGTFGMQQVNWYSAPRDGSRLLVYLPVDELGERALRLFSQASGA; from the coding sequence GTGATGCTCATCACTCAGCCTGAGCTGCGTCATGGCCCGCTGGACGACAGCCGTAAAATGCTGGCGCTGTTTTTGCGCACCCGGCGCGAAAGTCTGGACCCGCAGCGGTTGGGTTTACCGCGCAGCGGGCGTCGCCGCACGCCCGGCCTTCGCCGTGAAGAAGTGGCGCTGCTGGCTGACATCGGCGTGACCTGGTATACCTGGCTTGAGCAGGGACGGGAAGTGAATCCTTCGGCCACTGCTATGACGGCGATCGCCAGCGCGCTGCAGTGCTCCCCGGCGGAAACCCGACACTTGTTTATTCTGGCTGGCCTGCCCCCGTCCGAAGCTCCCGCCGCCGCGCAGTGCGAAGGACTCAGCCCCGCCGCCCGCCGGATGCTGGACGCCCTGATGCCTAACCCCGCCAGCATCCAGAAGCCGAATTTCGACATCCTCGGCTATAACTCGCATTTTTGCCAGTTGATGGGAGTTGATCTCGACAATGAACCGCCGGAGCATCGCAACTGCATTTATCAGTATCTGACCAATGAGACCTGGCGAAGCCGGGTAGACTGTAACGAAGATGTGCTGCCCAAGTTTGTGGGCTGGTTCCGCGCCGGGATCACCGAACATCGCGGCGACCCGCGATGGGAAACACTGCTGGAATCGTTTTTCGCCGCCTCCCCCGCGTTTAAAACGCTCTGGGAGCAGCGCTATGAGATCCGCAATATCGAAAACCATATAAAACAGTACACGCACCCGCAGATCGGCACCTTCGGTATGCAGCAGGTCAACTGGTACTCTGCGCCGCGAGACGGTTCAAGGCTGCTGGTTTACCTCCCGGTTGATGAACTGGGTGAACGAGCTTTGCGACTTTTTTCTCAAGCGAGCGGAGCCTGA
- a CDS encoding SH3 domain-containing protein, which yields MKLRSLLVLLVVTTVVGCKAPPPKMTDDTIVTSTVNGVTLTHRYIVEVPKEFTPVDAEYRALYPGSIMSKPDFGGKVLAQLESGQSYTVLGEVENHWFAIAEQDKQELLGYVPLRALVKSELYNQTLKKDRPRPRRAAKKSTCVAVDNKSKACQNADNGTWIIN from the coding sequence ATGAAATTGCGAAGCCTGTTAGTCCTCCTTGTTGTCACTACGGTTGTCGGCTGTAAAGCGCCGCCGCCGAAGATGACCGACGACACCATTGTGACCAGCACGGTAAACGGCGTCACCCTGACTCACCGCTATATCGTTGAAGTACCGAAAGAATTTACACCTGTTGACGCCGAGTATCGGGCGCTTTATCCGGGCTCTATTATGAGCAAACCCGATTTTGGTGGCAAAGTACTGGCACAGCTTGAAAGCGGCCAAAGCTACACTGTGTTAGGCGAGGTAGAAAATCACTGGTTTGCTATCGCCGAGCAGGATAAACAAGAGCTGCTGGGCTATGTGCCGCTCAGGGCGCTGGTAAAAAGTGAGCTGTATAACCAGACGCTGAAAAAAGACCGCCCTCGCCCTCGCCGTGCGGCCAAAAAATCCACCTGCGTTGCGGTAGATAATAAAAGCAAAGCCTGCCAGAACGCCGATAACGGAACGTGGATCATTAATTAA